The Cryomorphaceae bacterium 1068 genome window below encodes:
- a CDS encoding sigma-70 family RNA polymerase sigma factor, whose translation MSGKEYNIHFDLIARCKRGERRAQQSLYELYAKAMYNTALRILGNGDDASDILQESFVDMFLKLESFRMESSFGAWFKRIVVNKSLNHLRKSKMVFQDTEDFPDMVEEEAEAPFEYDIRDVKKAASLLPEGYRLVLNLYMFEDYSHREIASELGISEATSKSQLSRAKRKLRELVETQAI comes from the coding sequence TTGTCCGGAAAGGAATACAACATCCACTTTGACCTGATCGCCCGTTGCAAGCGGGGAGAAAGACGGGCGCAACAATCGCTCTACGAATTGTACGCTAAAGCGATGTACAATACTGCACTCCGGATATTGGGAAACGGCGATGACGCGAGTGACATTCTGCAAGAGAGCTTCGTGGACATGTTCCTCAAATTGGAATCTTTTCGGATGGAGTCTTCTTTCGGAGCTTGGTTTAAACGAATTGTGGTAAACAAGTCGCTCAATCATCTAAGGAAATCCAAGATGGTGTTCCAAGACACTGAGGACTTTCCGGATATGGTTGAGGAGGAGGCTGAAGCCCCTTTTGAGTACGACATAAGGGATGTGAAAAAGGCGGCATCCCTTTTACCGGAAGGGTACAGATTGGTACTCAATCTGTACATGTTTGAAGACTATTCGCACCGCGAAATTGCGAGCGAATTGGGAATAAGTGAGGCCACCTCAAAATCGCAGTTGAGCAGAGCCAAAAGGAAATTAAGAGAACTAGTAGAAACTCAGGCAATATGA
- a CDS encoding SRPBCC family protein — MNYECEVTIDAPVEKVSKAFMDPKGIYEWMEDLESTELLEGEEGKKGAKTRMNFQSKNRSFSMVETIWENSLPEAFSTSYVMGAVTNNMTITFQKIDENRTRYLSKQEFIFRNFGMKMMGKLAPGLFKKQTLKYMKAFKTYVESR, encoded by the coding sequence ATGAACTACGAATGCGAAGTGACCATCGACGCTCCTGTCGAGAAGGTATCGAAAGCTTTTATGGATCCTAAGGGAATTTACGAGTGGATGGAAGACTTGGAATCGACCGAGCTTCTGGAGGGGGAAGAAGGAAAGAAAGGAGCCAAAACCAGGATGAACTTCCAGTCAAAAAACCGCAGTTTCTCCATGGTAGAGACCATTTGGGAGAACAGTCTTCCCGAAGCATTTTCGACTTCGTATGTGATGGGTGCGGTGACGAATAACATGACGATTACCTTTCAGAAAATAGACGAGAATCGAACGCGCTACTTGAGCAAGCAAGAATTCATTTTCAGAAATTTCGGTATGAAGATGATGGGTAAGCTCGCTCCCGGACTTTTCAAAAAACAGACCTTAAAGTATATGAAGGCTTTTAAAACCTACGTAGAATCCAGATAA